Proteins encoded within one genomic window of Gadus macrocephalus chromosome 16, ASM3116895v1:
- the LOC132474491 gene encoding unconventional myosin-VIIa-like, translated as MMKYMGDYPSKRTRSVNELTDQIFEGALKAEPLKDEIYSQIIKQLTDNHVKYSEEKGWELLWLCTGLFPPSNVLLLHVQRFLQSKKHHPLAGDCMQRLHKALRSGSRKYPPHLVEVEAIQHKTTQIFHKVYFPDDTDEAFEVESSTKAKDFCLNISTRLLLKSSEGFSLFVKISDKVISVPEGDFFFDFVRHLTDWIKKARPAKEGIVPSLTYQVFFMKKLWTTTVPGKDAFADSIFHYYQELPKYLRGYHKCSREEVFQLGALIYRVKFEDDKSHFPAIPKMLREIVPQDLIRQMSPDDWKRSVVSYFNKQSGKSRDEAKLMFLKLIYKWPTFGSAFFEVKQTTEPNFPEILLIAINKHGVSLIDPKTKDILTTHPFTKISNWSSGNTYFHITIGNLVRGSKLLCETSLGYKMDDLLTSYISQMLTTMSKQRSGRSHNK; from the exons ATGATGAAGTACATGGGCGACTACCCGTCGAAACGGACACGATCCGTCAACGAGCTCACCGACCAGATATTCGAGGGCGCGCTGAAGGCCGAGCCTCTGAAGGACGAGATCTACAGCCAGATCATCAAGCAGCTCACCGACAACCACGTCAA gtacagCGAGGAGAAGGGCTGGGAGCTGCTCTGGTTGTGTACTGGTCTGTTCCCTCCCAGTAACGTCCTGCTGCTTCACGTCCAGCGTTTCCTCCAGTCCAAGAAGCACCACCCGCTGGCTGGGGACTGCATGCAGAGGCTGCACAAGGCCCTGCG GAGTGGATCCAGGAAGTACCCTCCTcatctggtggaggtggaggccatcCAACACAAGACCACCCAGATCTTCCACAAAGTCTACTTCCCCGATGACACAGACGAG GCGTTTGAGGTGGAGTCCAGCACCAAGGCTAAAGACTTCTGTCTGAACATCTCCACCAGACTGCTGCTCAAGTCCTCAGAGGGCTTCAGTCTCTTCGTCAAGATCTCTGATAAG GTCATCAGTGTACCAGAGGGAGATTTCTTCTTTGACTTTGTGAGGCACCTGACCGACTGGATCAAGAAGGCCCGGCCGGCTAAAGAAG GGATCGTCCCCTCTCTGACCTACCAGGTGTTTTTTATGAAGAAACTCTGGACCACAACGGTTCCAGGGAAGGACGCTTTTGCAGACTCCATATTTCACTACtaccag GAGCTGCCTAAGTACCTCCGTGGGTACCACAAGTGTTCCCGGGAGGAGGTCTTCCAGCTAGGAGCCCTCATCTACCGGGTCAAGTTTGAAGACGACAAGTCCCACTTCCCCGCCATCCCAAAGATGCTTCGGGAGATCGTGCCCCAGGATCTGATCCGACAGATGTCGCCCGACGACTGGAAACGG TCTGTAGTGTCGTACTTTAACAAGCAGTCGGGGAAATCACGGGACGAGGCCAAACTCATGTTCCTGAAGCTCATCTACAAATGGCCGACCTTTGGCTCCGCCTTCTTTGAGGTCAAG CAAACCACAGAGCCCAACTTCCCCGAGATTCTGCTGATCGCCATCAACAAGCACGGGGTCAGCCTCATCGACCCCAAGACCAAG GACATCCTGACCACCCACCCCTTCACTAAGATCTCCAACTGGAGCAGCGGGAACACCTACTTCCACATCACCATCGGCAACCTGGTCCGAGGGAGCAAGCTGCTCTGTGAGACCTCGCTG GGCTACAAGATGGACGACCTGCTGACCTCCTACATCAGCCAGATGCTGACCACCATGAGCAAGCAGCGCTCAGGGCGGAGTCACAACAAGTGA